From one Lycium barbarum isolate Lr01 chromosome 6, ASM1917538v2, whole genome shotgun sequence genomic stretch:
- the LOC132598791 gene encoding tobamovirus multiplication protein 1-like, with the protein MLKPTKSVVVEVTKGYFNGRFDWFNGMLEFSDNEKEDIFYTLCAAYAFVSFIALVQLIRIQLRLSGIGWTTQKVFHLMNFVVCGLRAILFGVYRSVFYLRPKALEMMLLDLPGLLFFSTYTLLVLFWAEIYHQARNLPIDKLRPAYYIVNAVVYLIQICIWIFIRVGPTSAGVETAKLFFAVISFCAALGFVMYGGRLFAMLRRFPIESRGRQKKLHEVGFVTGICCTCFLIRCVVVAISAFNGNADVDVIDHPVLILFYYMVAEILPCILVLFILRKLPPKRVSEQYHPIQ; encoded by the exons ATGCTAAAACCTACTAAAAGCGTTGTTGTTGAAGTAACAAAAGGTTACTTTAATGGAAGATTTGATTGGTTTAATGGAATGTTGGAGTTCTCTGATAATGAAAAAGAAGACATCTTTTATACTCTATGTGCCGCATATGCCTTTGTCTCCTTCATTGCCCTG GTGCAACTCATCCGCATCCAATTGCGTCTTTCAGGAATTGGTTGGACAACACAAAAGGTTTTTCACTTGATGAATTTTGTTGTCTGTGGAT TGAGAGCGATTTTGTTTGGTGTCTACCGAAGTGTGTTCTATCTGAGACCGAAA GCACTTGAGATGATGCTTCTGGATCTCCCTGGTCTTCTATTCTTCTCAACATATACACTGCTAGTTCTGTTTTGGGCTGAAATATACCATCAG GCAAGAAACCTTCCAATTGATAAACTCCGACCTGCATATTACATAGTTAATGCAGTCGTATATCTTATTCAG ATATGCATATGGATCTTCATTAGGGTTGGCCCAACTTCGGCCGGTGTTGAAACTGCTAAACTCTTTTTCGCAG TTATTTCATTTTGTGCTGCTCTGGGATTTGTCATGTATGGTGGAAG GTTGTTCGCAATGCTTCGGCGCTTTCCTATTGAATCGAGAGGCCGTCAGAAGAAGCTTCATGAG GTCGGTTTTGTGACTGGCATTTGCTGCACTTGTTTCCTGATCAGATGTGTTGTG GTTGCTATTTCTGCGTTTAACGGGAATGCTGATGTTGATGTCATTGACCATCCTGTTCTCATTCTCTTTTATTACATG GTGGCGGAGATCTTGCCTTGTATTTTGGTTCTTTTTATCCTGCGCAAATTGCCGCCAAAACGTGTATCAGAGCAGTATCATCCTATTCAATAA
- the LOC132598792 gene encoding probable protein phosphatase 2C 10, whose translation MDNLCCFNSKFSQLAGGRSSCSSGKGRSNQGPAKYGFSLVKGKASHPMEDYHVAKFVQLHGHELGLFAIYDGHLGDSVPAYLQKHLFSNILNEEDFRNDPHRAILKAYERTDQAILSHNPDLGRGGSTAVTAILINGRTLWVANVGDSRAVLSRRGQAIQLSIDHEPNTERGDIENRGGFVSNMPGDVARVNGQLAVSRAFGDKNLKSHLSSDPDVTNADVDADTDILILASDGLWKVVSNQEAVDIVRKVKDPQKAAKQLAVEALVRESKDDISCIVVRFKG comes from the exons ATGGATAATTTATGCTGCTTCAATTCAAAGTTCTCGCAG CTTGCAGGAGGACGGTCATCATGTAGCTCTGGCAAAGGAAGAAGCAATCAAGGGCCTGCCAAGTATGGCTTCAGCCTGGTTAAGGGGAAAGCTAGTCATCCCATGGAGGATTACCATGTTGCTAAATTTGTCCAGTTGCATGGACATGAACTAGGACTTTTTGCTATTTATGATGGGCATTTGGGAGATAGTGTGCCTGCCTATTTACAAAAGCATTTGTTTTCCAATATCTTAAACGAG GAGGATTTTCGGAATGACCCTCATAGGGCAATCTTAAAAGCATATGAGAGAACAGATCAGGCTATTCTTTCACACAATCCTGATCTTGGAAGAGGTGGCTCCACTGCTGTGACTGCAATTCTTATAAATGGTCGTACGCTATGGGTAGCAAACGTTGGAGATTCTAGAGCAGTGCTTTCTAGGAGGGGTCAGGCCATCCAGCTGTCAATTGATCATGAACCAAACACCGAGCGAGGTGATATTGAGAACAGAGGTGGTTTTGTCTCAAACATGCCAG GAGATGTTGCTAGAGTGAATGGGCAACTAGCTGTGTCTCGCGCTTTTGGTGACAAGAACCTGAAATCACACTTGAGCTCGGATCCTGATGTAACAAATGCTGATGTTGATGCGGATACAGATATTCTCATACTTGCAAGTGATGGTCTATGGAAG GTAGTGTCTAATCAAGAGGCAGTTGACATCGTGAGGAAGGTGAAGGATCCACAGAAGGCAGCCAAGCAGTTAGCGGTCGAAGCATTGGTCAGAGAAAGTAAAGATGATATCTCGTGCATTGTTGTCCGATTTAAGGGGTAA